The following coding sequences lie in one Cupriavidus sp. WKF15 genomic window:
- a CDS encoding tripartite tricarboxylate transporter permease, with protein MELLSNLGLGFATALSFQNLAYAFLGCVLGTLIGVLPGLGPLATIAMLLPVTYTLPPVAALIMLAGIYYGAQYGGSTTAILVNLPGESSSVVTTIDGYQMARRGRAGVALATAGLGSFFAGCVATLILAAFAAPLSELAFKFGPAEYFSLMVLGLIGAVVLASGSLVKAIAMIVLGLLLGLVGTDVNSGAARFSFDVPELTDGLNFVSVAMGVFGFAEIIANLEQKENRETFTDHITNLFPNKEDFRRMIPAVLRGTVLGSALGILPGGGAALASFAAYSLEKKTSKYSHEFGKGAIEGVAGPESANNAAAQTSFIPLLTLGIPPNAVMALMVGAMTIHNIQPGPQVMSSNPALFWGLIASMWIGNLMLIVLNLPLIGIWVKLLKVPYRYLYPAILVFCCIGVYSVQNTTFDVFQTAAFGVIGYLFIKLKCEPAPLLLGFVLGPMMEENFRRSLLLSRGDFSVFVTRPLSMGLLIAAAVLVLIVASPSIKAKREEAFQEE; from the coding sequence ATGGAACTGCTCTCTAACCTGGGACTGGGCTTTGCTACCGCCCTCTCCTTCCAGAACCTGGCCTACGCCTTCCTGGGCTGCGTGCTGGGTACCCTGATCGGCGTGCTGCCGGGCCTGGGGCCGCTGGCCACCATCGCCATGCTGCTGCCGGTGACCTACACGCTGCCGCCGGTGGCCGCGCTGATCATGCTGGCCGGCATTTACTACGGCGCCCAGTACGGTGGCTCGACTACGGCGATTCTGGTGAACCTGCCTGGTGAATCGTCGTCCGTGGTGACCACCATCGACGGCTACCAGATGGCAAGACGAGGACGAGCGGGCGTGGCACTGGCCACCGCCGGCCTGGGCTCGTTCTTCGCCGGCTGCGTGGCCACGCTGATCCTGGCCGCCTTTGCCGCCCCGCTGTCGGAACTGGCGTTCAAGTTCGGCCCCGCCGAGTACTTCTCGCTGATGGTGCTGGGCCTGATCGGTGCCGTGGTGCTGGCTTCGGGTTCGCTGGTCAAGGCGATCGCCATGATCGTGCTGGGCCTGCTGCTGGGCCTGGTGGGTACTGACGTGAACTCGGGCGCCGCACGCTTTTCGTTCGATGTGCCTGAACTGACCGACGGCCTGAACTTCGTGTCGGTGGCCATGGGCGTGTTCGGCTTCGCGGAAATCATCGCGAACCTGGAGCAGAAGGAAAACCGCGAAACCTTCACCGACCATATCACCAACCTGTTCCCGAACAAGGAAGACTTCAGGCGCATGATCCCGGCCGTGCTGCGCGGCACGGTGCTCGGCTCGGCGCTGGGCATCCTGCCGGGCGGCGGTGCGGCGCTGGCGTCGTTCGCGGCCTACTCGCTGGAGAAGAAGACCTCGAAGTACTCGCATGAGTTCGGCAAGGGTGCGATCGAAGGCGTGGCGGGTCCGGAATCGGCCAACAACGCCGCGGCGCAGACCTCGTTCATCCCGCTGCTGACGCTGGGCATTCCGCCCAACGCGGTGATGGCGCTGATGGTCGGTGCGATGACCATCCACAACATCCAGCCCGGCCCGCAGGTGATGTCGAGCAACCCGGCGCTGTTCTGGGGCCTGATCGCCTCGATGTGGATCGGCAACCTGATGCTGATCGTGCTGAACCTGCCGCTGATCGGCATCTGGGTGAAGCTGCTGAAGGTGCCCTACCGCTACCTGTACCCGGCCATTCTGGTGTTCTGCTGCATCGGCGTGTACTCGGTCCAGAACACCACCTTCGACGTGTTCCAGACTGCCGCTTTCGGCGTGATCGGCTACCTGTTCATCAAGCTCAAGTGCGAACCGGCTCCGCTGCTGCTGGGCTTCGTGCTCGGACCGATGATGGAAGAGAACTTCCGCCGCTCGCTGCTGCTGTCGCGTGGTGACTTCAGCGTGTTTGTGACCCGTCCGCTGTCGATGGGCCTGCTGATCGCCGCCGCGGTGCTGGTGCTGATCGTGGCCTCGCCGTCGATCAAGGCCAAGCGCGAGGAAGCGTTCCAGGAAGAATAA
- a CDS encoding LysR substrate-binding domain-containing protein: MSTIRFLRTFVAVAEHGSFAAAAGHVALTQAAVSLQMRSLETELRRELFDRNGRVAVLNADGRELLPRARRLLALYDEMRVPLAQPDAMAGAVAVGAVVSVMGGLSHVVARMKRAYPALDVRLVGAKSIELAAMVESGELDAAILVEGGARIPGTLRWTPLYHEPLVAIAAQGSAGQDVREALALNPYLRFDRSQRTGMLVERALRRAHLQVNEFLELNSIEALVELVRQEVGVTVVPLLQRARWRNDAALRILPLLVNGEPVMRTIGMLERRDHGRGHVTGAVRTACAELFGG; encoded by the coding sequence ATGAGCACAATCCGATTCCTGCGTACCTTTGTTGCCGTGGCCGAACATGGATCCTTCGCCGCCGCTGCGGGCCACGTGGCGCTTACGCAGGCAGCGGTGAGCTTGCAGATGCGCTCGCTGGAAACCGAGCTGCGCCGCGAACTGTTCGACCGCAACGGGCGCGTCGCCGTCCTCAATGCCGACGGGCGCGAGCTGTTGCCGCGCGCGCGCCGCCTGCTCGCGCTGTATGACGAAATGCGCGTGCCGCTGGCCCAGCCAGACGCCATGGCCGGCGCGGTGGCCGTTGGCGCCGTGGTATCGGTGATGGGCGGCCTGTCGCATGTCGTGGCGCGCATGAAGCGCGCCTATCCGGCGCTGGATGTCCGGCTGGTCGGTGCCAAGTCCATCGAGCTCGCGGCGATGGTCGAGTCGGGCGAACTCGACGCCGCGATCCTGGTCGAGGGTGGCGCCCGGATACCCGGCACGCTGCGCTGGACGCCGCTCTACCACGAGCCGCTGGTTGCCATTGCCGCACAGGGCAGCGCGGGGCAGGACGTGCGCGAAGCGCTGGCCCTCAATCCGTACCTGCGCTTCGACCGCAGCCAGCGCACCGGCATGCTGGTGGAGCGTGCGTTGCGGCGAGCGCATCTGCAGGTCAACGAGTTCCTGGAGCTGAACTCGATCGAGGCGCTCGTCGAACTCGTGCGGCAAGAGGTGGGCGTAACCGTGGTGCCGCTGCTGCAGCGTGCGCGCTGGCGCAACGATGCGGCGCTGCGCATCCTGCCGCTGCTGGTCAATGGCGAGCCCGTGATGCGAACCATCGGCATGCTCGAGCGGCGCGATCATGGCAGGGGGCATGTGACCGGCGCGGTCAGGACGGCCTGCGCGGAGTTGTTTGGCGGCTGA
- a CDS encoding potassium/proton antiporter produces the protein MESVDHVILIGAVVMSLGIVVGAFSARAGVPFLLVFLAVGMLAGVDGPGGIRFSNTWLSFLVGNLALAVILLDGGLRTSYATFRVALRPSLALATAGVLVTAGLAGLFAAWILDIDWKLGLLLGAIVGSTDAAAVFSTLHSSGIRLKDRVASVLEIESGINDPMAIFLTLTLMEWIAAPNGLTPLALAVRLAVQFGVGAVLGLGLGYCLAHVLERIEVAEGLHAILICSGGAMIFAITQSLGGSGFLAVYLAGMLVGNRDRAVTADTMRAMDGMAWLAQSAMFLLLGLLVAPHRIWEIAVPAVAVAAFLMLVARPVAVFLALLPFRLNVGEKGFIAWMGLRGAVPIVLSLFPLLRGLPESGLIFRVAFAVVLASLLLQGTTVAPAARLARVLRPGFPEPLARSRLRGVHGPTMEVMQFRVSVNAPVENVRADQLELPPRCRLLTVARDDALAPHEQTMLRAGDTVSVLAPATVLPRLAALFQAPGPAPAWDQVTHDFLLSGDAFLRDVAALYGDRTLTPAESPLTLADAMQASFISPPVEGDSVVIAGLHLTAARMEGPRIIQVGMLLPRPESDTGIRRWGIRRKPQA, from the coding sequence TTGGAGAGCGTCGACCACGTCATCCTGATCGGCGCCGTCGTGATGTCGCTGGGCATCGTGGTGGGCGCCTTCTCCGCACGCGCAGGCGTGCCGTTCCTGCTTGTCTTCCTGGCGGTCGGCATGCTGGCGGGCGTCGATGGCCCGGGCGGCATCCGCTTCTCCAACACCTGGCTCAGCTTCCTGGTCGGCAACCTTGCGCTGGCCGTGATCCTGCTCGATGGGGGCCTGCGCACCAGTTACGCCACGTTTCGTGTGGCCTTGCGGCCGTCGCTGGCGCTGGCCACTGCGGGTGTCCTGGTGACAGCCGGCCTGGCGGGCCTGTTCGCGGCGTGGATCCTGGACATCGACTGGAAGCTGGGCTTGCTGCTGGGCGCCATCGTGGGCTCTACCGACGCTGCGGCCGTCTTTTCGACGCTGCACAGCAGCGGCATCCGGCTGAAGGATCGCGTGGCTAGCGTGCTCGAGATCGAATCGGGCATCAACGACCCGATGGCGATCTTCCTGACGCTGACCCTGATGGAGTGGATCGCCGCGCCCAACGGACTGACGCCGCTGGCGCTTGCCGTGCGGCTCGCCGTGCAGTTCGGCGTTGGTGCCGTGCTGGGGCTCGGGCTTGGCTACTGCCTGGCCCATGTGCTCGAGCGCATCGAGGTTGCCGAAGGCCTGCACGCCATCCTGATCTGTTCCGGCGGTGCGATGATCTTTGCCATCACGCAGAGCCTGGGCGGCAGCGGCTTCCTGGCGGTGTACCTGGCCGGCATGCTGGTCGGCAACCGGGACCGCGCCGTGACTGCCGACACCATGCGCGCGATGGACGGCATGGCCTGGCTGGCCCAGTCGGCGATGTTCCTGCTGCTTGGCTTGCTCGTGGCGCCCCACCGGATCTGGGAGATTGCCGTGCCCGCGGTAGCTGTGGCCGCCTTCCTGATGCTGGTGGCCCGGCCGGTAGCCGTATTCCTGGCCTTGCTGCCGTTCCGGCTGAACGTGGGGGAAAAGGGTTTCATCGCCTGGATGGGCCTGCGCGGCGCCGTGCCCATCGTGCTGTCGCTGTTTCCATTGCTGCGCGGATTGCCCGAGTCGGGGCTGATCTTCCGCGTGGCATTTGCCGTGGTGCTGGCCAGCCTGCTGCTGCAGGGGACGACCGTGGCGCCTGCCGCGCGCCTGGCCCGCGTGCTGCGTCCCGGGTTTCCGGAGCCGCTCGCGCGCTCGCGCCTGCGCGGCGTCCATGGGCCGACGATGGAGGTCATGCAGTTCCGGGTCAGCGTCAACGCGCCGGTCGAGAATGTGCGGGCCGACCAGCTTGAACTGCCGCCGAGGTGCCGGCTACTGACGGTGGCGCGCGACGATGCACTGGCCCCGCACGAGCAGACCATGTTGCGCGCCGGCGACACGGTATCGGTGCTGGCGCCCGCCACGGTGCTGCCCAGGCTCGCGGCACTGTTCCAGGCGCCGGGGCCCGCTCCGGCATGGGATCAGGTGACGCATGATTTCCTGCTCTCCGGCGACGCCTTCCTGCGCGACGTGGCGGCGCTCTATGGGGATCGTACGCTGACGCCCGCCGAGTCCCCGCTGACGCTCGCCGACGCCATGCAGGCCAGCTTCATCTCGCCGCCGGTGGAAGGCGACAGCGTCGTGATCGCCGGCCTGCACCTGACCGCCGCGCGCATGGAAGGCCCGCGCATCATCCAGGTCGGCATGCTGCTGCCCCGCCCCGAAAGCGACACGGGCATCCGGCGCTGGGGCATCCGCCGCAAGCCGCAGGCCTAG
- a CDS encoding slipin family protein produces MAYGFSFGGVIFLLALLVIMSFRVLREYERGVVFMLGRFWRVKGPGLVLLIPAVQQMVRVDLRTVVMDVPPQDVISRDNVSVKVNAVVYFRVVDPERAIIQVANFLEATSQLAQTTLRSVLGKHELDEMLAEREKLNLDIQQALDAQTDGWGIKVSNVEIKHVDLNETMIRAIARQAEAERERRAKVIHAEGELQASEKLLEAAQMLARQPQAMQLRYMQTLTQIAGDKSSTIVFPLPIDLFATLRAGSSQGE; encoded by the coding sequence ATGGCCTACGGATTCAGCTTCGGCGGTGTGATCTTCCTGCTGGCATTGCTGGTGATCATGTCGTTCCGCGTGCTGCGCGAATACGAGCGCGGCGTGGTGTTCATGCTCGGGCGCTTCTGGCGGGTCAAGGGCCCGGGACTGGTGCTGCTGATTCCCGCCGTGCAGCAGATGGTCAGGGTGGACCTGCGCACCGTGGTGATGGACGTGCCGCCGCAGGACGTGATCTCGCGCGACAACGTTTCCGTGAAGGTCAACGCGGTGGTCTACTTCCGCGTGGTGGACCCCGAACGCGCCATCATCCAGGTGGCGAACTTCCTCGAGGCCACCAGCCAGCTCGCGCAGACCACGCTGCGCTCGGTGCTGGGCAAGCATGAGCTGGATGAAATGCTGGCCGAGCGCGAGAAGCTCAACCTCGACATCCAGCAGGCGCTGGACGCGCAGACTGACGGCTGGGGCATCAAGGTGTCCAACGTCGAGATCAAGCACGTCGACCTGAACGAAACCATGATCCGCGCGATTGCGCGGCAGGCCGAGGCCGAGCGCGAACGGCGCGCCAAGGTGATCCATGCCGAGGGCGAACTGCAGGCTTCGGAAAAACTGCTGGAAGCCGCGCAGATGCTGGCTCGGCAGCCTCAGGCGATGCAGCTGCGCTATATGCAGACGCTGACGCAGATCGCGGGAGACAAGAGTTCCACCATCGTATTCCCCCTGCCGATAGACCTGTTCGCGACCTTGCGTGCGGGTTCGTCCCAGGGTGAATAG
- a CDS encoding CaiB/BaiF CoA-transferase family protein has translation MGALSHLRVLDMTRVLAGPWCAQNLADFGADVIKIERPGAGDDTRTWGPPWLKAEDGSDTAEAAYYLAANRNKRSVTCDISSPEGQKLVRELAAQSDVVLENYKVGQLKKYGLDYESLKAVKPDLIYCSVTGFGQSGPYAARPGYDFIIQGMGGFMSLTGERDDLPGGGPQKAGVAISDLMTGQYATIAVLAALAHRERTGEGQYIDMALLDVQVAMLANMNTNYLASGQAPRRWGNAHPNIVPYQTFQAADGWLIVAVGNDGQFRKFVTDGGQPGLADDPRFATNPQRVANRDVLVPILADMVRTRTRAQWIRDLEAAGVPCGPINSLDEVFEDEQVKARGLRVDLPHPSAGEVKLVGSPIKMSVTPPEALRHPPLLGEHTDTVLTEALGYSAEQIAALRAKGVV, from the coding sequence ATGGGAGCCTTAAGCCATCTCCGCGTCCTCGACATGACCCGCGTCCTCGCCGGTCCATGGTGTGCCCAGAACCTTGCCGATTTCGGCGCCGACGTCATCAAGATCGAGCGGCCCGGCGCTGGCGACGATACCCGCACCTGGGGACCGCCCTGGCTCAAGGCCGAAGACGGCAGCGACACCGCCGAGGCCGCCTACTACCTCGCCGCCAACCGCAACAAGCGCTCGGTGACATGCGACATCTCCTCGCCAGAGGGCCAGAAGCTCGTGCGCGAGCTGGCCGCGCAGAGCGATGTGGTGCTGGAGAACTACAAGGTCGGCCAGCTCAAGAAGTACGGCCTGGACTATGAATCGCTGAAGGCGGTCAAGCCGGACCTCATCTACTGCTCGGTGACGGGCTTCGGCCAGAGCGGCCCTTACGCGGCCCGCCCCGGCTACGATTTCATCATCCAGGGCATGGGCGGCTTCATGAGCCTGACCGGCGAGCGCGACGACCTGCCCGGCGGCGGTCCGCAGAAGGCCGGCGTGGCCATTTCCGACCTGATGACCGGCCAGTACGCCACCATTGCCGTGCTGGCGGCCCTGGCGCACCGCGAGCGCACGGGCGAAGGCCAGTACATCGACATGGCCCTGCTCGACGTGCAGGTGGCGATGCTGGCCAACATGAACACCAACTACCTGGCCAGCGGCCAGGCGCCGCGGCGCTGGGGCAATGCACACCCGAACATTGTCCCCTACCAGACCTTCCAGGCGGCCGACGGCTGGCTGATCGTCGCGGTCGGCAATGATGGACAGTTCCGCAAGTTCGTGACCGATGGCGGCCAGCCCGGACTGGCCGACGACCCGCGCTTCGCCACCAATCCGCAGCGCGTGGCCAATCGCGACGTGCTGGTGCCGATCCTGGCCGACATGGTCCGCACGCGCACGCGCGCGCAGTGGATCCGCGACCTGGAAGCGGCCGGCGTGCCCTGCGGCCCGATCAACTCGCTCGACGAGGTCTTCGAGGACGAACAGGTCAAGGCGCGCGGCCTGCGCGTGGACCTGCCCCACCCGAGCGCCGGCGAAGTCAAGCTGGTCGGCAGCCCGATCAAGATGAGCGTCACGCCGCCCGAGGCATTGCGCCATCCGCCGCTGCTCGGCGAACACACCGACACGGTGCTGACCGAGGCGCTCGGCTACAGCGCCGAACAGATCGCCGCCCTGCGCGCCAAGGGCGTGGTATAA
- a CDS encoding DUF2214 family protein has translation MLTDALLAFFHFLAIFVLITLMAAEAVVLRPDITPATVRRLSIYDGVYFLSAMAALATGLLRLFYGAKGADFYLHNPWFHAKVTVFVVIALCSLPPTFAISRWRKQSRKLPDFVPPPSEVRKARRWVMIEAHLVILLPLCAVMMARGIGAR, from the coding sequence ATGCTGACCGATGCCCTGCTGGCCTTCTTCCACTTCCTGGCCATCTTCGTCCTGATCACGCTGATGGCCGCCGAGGCCGTGGTGCTGCGCCCCGACATCACGCCGGCCACCGTGCGCCGGCTGTCGATCTATGACGGCGTGTACTTCCTGTCCGCGATGGCGGCACTGGCGACCGGCCTGCTGCGCCTGTTCTATGGCGCCAAGGGCGCGGACTTCTACCTGCACAACCCGTGGTTCCACGCGAAGGTGACCGTGTTCGTCGTCATCGCGCTGTGCTCGCTGCCGCCGACCTTCGCGATCTCGCGCTGGCGCAAGCAGAGCCGCAAGCTGCCCGATTTCGTGCCGCCGCCGTCCGAGGTCAGGAAGGCCCGCCGCTGGGTCATGATCGAAGCCCACCTGGTGATCCTGCTGCCGCTGTGCGCCGTGATGATGGCGCGCGGCATCGGGGCAAGGTAA
- the alaS gene encoding alanine--tRNA ligase, translated as MKVSDIRSKFLQYFESKGHTVVRSSSLVPANDPTLLFTNSGMVQFKDVFLGTDKRPYRRATSAQRSVRAGGKHNDLENVGYTARHHTFFEMLGNFSFGDYFKREAIQYAWELLTKVYQLPAEKLWVTVYAEDDEAYDIWAKEVGVPAERIVRIGDNKGARYASDNFWQMADTGPCGPCSEIFFDHGPDVWGGPPGSPEEDGDRYIEVWNLVFMQFNRDEQGNMTPLPKPCVDTGMGLERIAAVLQHVHSNYEIDLFQALIKAAARETHCDNLNQNSLKVIADHIRACSFLIVDGVIPGNEGRGYVLRRIVRRAIRHGYKLGQKTPFFHKLVADLVAQMGQAYPELAEAQGRVTEVLKAEEERFFETIENGMSILDAALADLKLKGGKTLDGELAFKLHDTFGFPLDLTQDVCREQEIAVDEAAFDAAMNRQREQARAAGKFKMAAGLEYSGDKTVFHGYEKLELPQAKVIALYVDGAAVDAMQPGQTGVVVLDNTPFYAESGGQAGDQGVLKAGNAVFAVADTTKIQAEVFGHQGTLAGGALKVGDTVQPQVDALRRARTVRNHSATHLMHKALREVLGSHVQQKGSLVDADKTRFDFSHNAPMTDEQIRRVEEIVNAEILRNEDTHAEVMPFDDAVKSGAMALFGEKYADDVRVLSIGTSKELCGGTHVHRTGDIGLFKIVVEGGVAAGIRRVEAITGDNALHYLQKLDAKLNEAAAALKAQPSELVPRIGQVQEQVRALEKELERLKSKLASSQGDELAAQAVDVKGLKVLAAQLDGADVKTLRETMDKLKDKLQSAAIVLAAVADGKVSLIAGVTADATGKVKAGELVNFVAQQVGGKGGGRPDMAQAGGTEPANLPQALSGVAEWVSAKV; from the coding sequence ATGAAAGTCTCCGACATTCGCAGCAAGTTCCTGCAGTACTTCGAATCGAAGGGCCATACCGTGGTCCGCTCGTCCAGCCTGGTGCCGGCGAACGACCCGACGCTGCTGTTCACCAATTCCGGCATGGTGCAGTTCAAGGACGTGTTCCTGGGCACCGACAAGCGCCCGTACCGCCGCGCCACCTCGGCGCAGCGCTCGGTGCGCGCCGGCGGCAAGCACAACGACCTCGAGAACGTGGGCTACACCGCCCGCCACCATACGTTCTTCGAGATGCTGGGCAATTTCTCGTTCGGCGACTACTTCAAGCGCGAAGCCATCCAGTACGCGTGGGAACTGCTGACCAAGGTCTACCAGCTGCCGGCGGAGAAGCTGTGGGTGACGGTCTACGCCGAGGACGACGAGGCCTATGACATCTGGGCCAAGGAAGTCGGCGTGCCGGCCGAGCGCATCGTGCGCATCGGCGACAACAAGGGCGCGCGCTACGCCTCGGACAACTTCTGGCAGATGGCCGACACCGGCCCGTGCGGCCCGTGTTCGGAAATCTTCTTCGACCACGGCCCGGATGTGTGGGGCGGCCCCCCGGGATCGCCCGAGGAAGACGGCGACCGCTACATCGAGGTGTGGAACCTCGTGTTCATGCAGTTCAACCGCGACGAGCAGGGCAATATGACGCCGCTGCCCAAGCCGTGCGTGGACACCGGCATGGGCCTGGAGCGCATTGCCGCGGTGCTGCAGCACGTGCACAGCAACTACGAGATCGACCTGTTCCAGGCGCTGATCAAGGCCGCCGCGCGTGAAACGCATTGCGACAACCTGAACCAGAACTCGCTGAAGGTCATCGCCGACCATATCCGCGCGTGCTCGTTCCTGATCGTCGACGGCGTGATCCCCGGCAACGAAGGCCGCGGCTACGTGCTGCGCCGGATCGTGCGCCGCGCCATCCGCCACGGCTACAAGCTGGGCCAGAAGACCCCGTTCTTCCACAAGCTGGTGGCCGACCTGGTCGCGCAGATGGGCCAGGCCTATCCGGAGCTGGCTGAAGCCCAGGGCCGCGTGACCGAAGTGCTGAAGGCCGAGGAAGAGCGCTTCTTCGAGACCATCGAGAACGGCATGTCGATCCTCGATGCCGCGCTGGCCGACCTGAAGCTCAAGGGCGGCAAGACGCTCGACGGCGAACTGGCGTTCAAGCTGCACGACACCTTCGGCTTCCCGCTGGACCTGACGCAGGACGTCTGCCGCGAGCAGGAAATCGCCGTGGACGAGGCCGCGTTCGACGCCGCCATGAACCGCCAGCGCGAGCAGGCTCGCGCCGCCGGCAAGTTCAAGATGGCCGCGGGCCTGGAATACTCGGGCGACAAGACCGTGTTCCACGGCTACGAGAAGCTGGAACTGCCGCAGGCCAAGGTCATCGCGCTGTATGTGGACGGTGCCGCGGTCGACGCCATGCAGCCGGGCCAGACCGGCGTGGTGGTGCTCGACAACACCCCGTTCTACGCTGAATCCGGCGGCCAGGCCGGCGACCAGGGCGTGCTGAAGGCCGGCAATGCGGTGTTCGCCGTGGCTGACACCACCAAGATCCAGGCTGAAGTGTTCGGCCACCAGGGCACGCTGGCAGGCGGCGCGCTGAAGGTCGGCGACACCGTGCAGCCGCAAGTGGACGCACTGCGCCGTGCGCGCACCGTGCGAAATCACTCGGCCACCCACCTGATGCACAAGGCCCTGCGCGAAGTGCTGGGCAGCCACGTGCAGCAGAAGGGCTCGCTGGTCGATGCCGACAAGACCCGCTTCGACTTCTCGCACAACGCGCCGATGACGGACGAGCAGATCCGCCGCGTCGAAGAGATCGTCAACGCCGAGATCCTGCGCAACGAAGACACGCACGCGGAGGTCATGCCGTTCGACGACGCGGTCAAGAGCGGCGCCATGGCGCTGTTCGGCGAGAAGTACGCCGATGACGTGCGCGTGCTGTCGATCGGTACCTCGAAGGAACTGTGCGGCGGCACCCACGTGCACCGCACCGGCGACATCGGCCTGTTCAAGATCGTGGTGGAAGGCGGCGTGGCTGCCGGCATCCGCCGCGTGGAAGCGATCACCGGCGACAACGCGCTGCACTACCTGCAGAAGCTCGACGCCAAGCTGAACGAAGCCGCCGCCGCGCTCAAGGCCCAGCCTTCGGAACTGGTGCCGCGCATCGGCCAGGTGCAGGAGCAGGTCCGCGCGCTGGAAAAGGAGCTGGAGCGCCTGAAGAGCAAGCTGGCGTCCTCGCAGGGCGACGAACTGGCCGCGCAGGCGGTCGACGTCAAGGGCCTCAAGGTGCTGGCCGCCCAGCTCGACGGCGCCGATGTGAAGACGCTGCGCGAGACCATGGACAAGCTCAAGGACAAGCTACAGAGCGCGGCCATCGTGCTGGCGGCCGTGGCCGACGGCAAGGTCAGCCTGATCGCCGGCGTGACGGCGGATGCCACGGGCAAGGTCAAGGCCGGCGAGCTGGTCAACTTTGTCGCCCAGCAGGTCGGCGGCAAGGGCGGTGGCCGTCCGGACATGGCGCAGGCTGGCGGCACCGAGCCGGCCAATCTGCCGCAGGCGCTGTCTGGCGTGGCGGAGTGGGTGTCGGCGAAGGTTTGA
- a CDS encoding tripartite tricarboxylate transporter substrate binding protein: MLKKLLAATVVAAMLPAAASIAAVPATAYPSKPIKFVVPYPAGGPLDTVARAIGEKLRDSLGQPVVVENRPGAGGNLGADYVAKQPADGYTIVMGAVATHAINPTLFSKMPYDPVKDFAPVTLVADVPNVLVMHPGKAAELHINNVRELVEYARKHPGKLDYASGGNGSAGHLSGELFKSMAKISMVHIPYNGASPAQLSVLSGQTDLIFDNLASASANIKAGKLKAFAVTTASRAAAFPELPTIAEAGKGLGLEGFDISTWFGVFAPANTPREIVERLNHDIVAILKTDDMKARLARIGAQPAPTTPEQFGALVQRELKKYAQIVRVSGAKVD; encoded by the coding sequence ATGCTGAAGAAACTGCTTGCCGCCACTGTCGTCGCGGCCATGCTGCCCGCCGCGGCCTCCATCGCGGCCGTCCCGGCCACCGCCTACCCGTCCAAGCCGATCAAGTTCGTGGTGCCCTACCCGGCCGGCGGCCCTCTCGACACGGTCGCGCGCGCCATCGGCGAGAAACTGCGCGACAGCCTCGGCCAGCCGGTGGTGGTCGAGAACAGGCCGGGCGCCGGCGGCAACCTTGGCGCGGACTATGTGGCCAAGCAGCCGGCCGATGGCTACACCATCGTCATGGGCGCGGTGGCCACGCACGCCATCAACCCGACGCTGTTCAGCAAGATGCCGTATGACCCGGTCAAGGATTTCGCGCCGGTCACGCTGGTCGCGGACGTGCCCAATGTGCTGGTGATGCATCCGGGCAAGGCCGCGGAGCTGCATATCAACAATGTGCGCGAACTGGTCGAGTACGCGCGCAAGCATCCGGGCAAGCTCGACTATGCGTCGGGCGGCAACGGCAGCGCCGGCCACCTGTCGGGCGAGCTGTTCAAGAGCATGGCGAAGATCAGTATGGTCCATATCCCGTACAACGGCGCGTCGCCCGCGCAGTTGTCGGTCCTGTCGGGCCAGACCGACCTGATCTTCGACAACCTGGCCTCGGCCTCCGCCAATATCAAGGCAGGCAAACTGAAGGCATTCGCGGTCACCACCGCCAGCCGCGCAGCCGCCTTCCCGGAGCTGCCGACCATCGCGGAAGCGGGCAAGGGCCTGGGGCTGGAAGGCTTTGATATCTCCACGTGGTTCGGCGTGTTCGCGCCGGCCAATACGCCGCGCGAGATCGTCGAGCGGCTCAACCACGATATCGTCGCCATCCTGAAGACCGACGACATGAAGGCACGCCTTGCCCGCATCGGCGCCCAGCCGGCCCCCACCACGCCCGAACAGTTCGGCGCGCTGGTGCAGCGCGAGCTGAAGAAGTACGCGCAGATCGTGCGCGTATCGGGCGCGAAGGTCGACTAG
- a CDS encoding tripartite tricarboxylate transporter TctB family protein has translation MRIRSQKDFASGLMFILVGFGFSWVARGYSMGTAAKMGPGYFPFWLGVVLALLGALVLWGSLSAKAEEDHLARWDIKSLLWILGAVVLFGLMLKPLGMVLSVLVLVLVSSMASHEFNWKGAILNAIILVLISLGAFVYGINLQMPVWPAFLAS, from the coding sequence TTGCGCATACGTAGCCAAAAGGACTTTGCCTCCGGCCTGATGTTCATCCTGGTCGGATTCGGCTTTTCCTGGGTCGCACGCGGCTATTCCATGGGAACTGCCGCAAAGATGGGGCCGGGATACTTCCCGTTCTGGCTCGGCGTCGTGCTCGCCCTGCTGGGCGCGCTGGTGCTGTGGGGTTCGCTGTCCGCCAAGGCGGAAGAGGACCACCTGGCCCGCTGGGACATCAAGTCGCTGTTGTGGATCCTCGGTGCCGTGGTGCTGTTCGGCCTGATGCTCAAGCCGCTGGGCATGGTGCTGTCGGTCCTGGTGCTGGTGCTGGTGTCGTCGATGGCGAGCCATGAATTCAACTGGAAGGGCGCCATCCTGAACGCGATCATCCTGGTGCTGATCAGCCTTGGCGCGTTCGTGTACGGCATCAACCTGCAGATGCCGGTGTGGCCGGCTTTCCTGGCAAGCTAA